A stretch of the Spirochaetaceae bacterium genome encodes the following:
- a CDS encoding Txe/YoeB family addiction module toxin — protein MAKSKRSRDPGRAASAPSAVAFSRRAWEDYQHWVQNDRTVARRIARLIEECLRHPFRGAGNPEPLRHELAGYWSRRITREHRLVYRVSDARCEIAQCRYHY, from the coding sequence ATGGCGAAATCGAAGCGCTCCCGTGACCCCGGACGCGCTGCGTCGGCTCCGTCGGCGGTTGCCTTCTCACGCCGGGCGTGGGAGGACTATCAGCACTGGGTGCAGAACGACCGCACCGTCGCGCGGCGAATCGCTCGGCTGATCGAAGAGTGTCTGCGCCATCCGTTCCGCGGCGCCGGCAACCCGGAACCCCTCAGGCACGAGCTGGCCGGCTACTGGTCGCGCCGCATCACGCGGGAACATCGACTCGTGTATCGAGTATCGGACGCCCGGTGCGAGATCGCGCAGTGCCGCTACCACTACTGA